AGCGGGTCGACGAGTTCTACGAGCAGGACGTCGCCGCCGGCCGGGCGCTGTTCGCCGAGGCCTGCGCGTCCTGCCACGGCACCAACCTCGAGGGTGGCTCCGCACCGCACCCCAACCCGGACATCGAAGCCCCCTGGCCCGCCCCGGCGCTGAACAACATCGTGGCGCGCTACGAGGGCTCGGAGATCGTCGACGACGTCGCCGGATTCATCCTCATGACGCTGGAGAACGGCCGGCCCGGGACCCCGATGCCCGCGTTCGGTGTCGGCGAGGGCGGCCAGTACTCCGACCAGCAGCTCCAGGCGCTCCTCGCCTACATCCTGTCGGTCCAGACCGGCGAGGTGACGGCCGAGGAAGGCACCGTCGACGAGGCGCAGGCCTTCGAGGGCGCCTCCGGCGAGGACATCTTCGCCGCCAACTGCGCCCGCTGCCACGGCCAGAACGGTGAGGGCTACGTCGGTCCGCAGCTCCTGAACGTCTTCGAGCGCTACGGGGGCCAGGAGGGCGACGAGGCATCGATCGAGCAGGCCCGCGCCGTCGTCCGCGACGCGGTGCTCAACGGCCGCCTGGTGCCCGGCAAGGCGCCCATGCCCAGCTTCGCCGGGGTGCTCTCCGACGACGCCATCGAGGCGGTCATCGACCACATCGAGGGCTTCCAGGAGACCGGCGGCCCGCGCTTCGGTCAGATCGGCGGGGACCCCCGCCCGGAGGGTGACGACGAATGACCGAC
This genomic interval from Egicoccus sp. AB-alg2 contains the following:
- a CDS encoding c-type cytochrome; this translates as MPGLFILAEGGGSGGNAPMVILVGALAAFALAYFVVGPGRRRKGPQRLGDIPLAMRPYHSDEELETTGMERAMAWGVALAVFASLFLPLYWLIEPGRINQRVDEFYEQDVAAGRALFAEACASCHGTNLEGGSAPHPNPDIEAPWPAPALNNIVARYEGSEIVDDVAGFILMTLENGRPGTPMPAFGVGEGGQYSDQQLQALLAYILSVQTGEVTAEEGTVDEAQAFEGASGEDIFAANCARCHGQNGEGYVGPQLLNVFERYGGQEGDEASIEQARAVVRDAVLNGRLVPGKAPMPSFAGVLSDDAIEAVIDHIEGFQETGGPRFGQIGGDPRPEGDDE